A DNA window from Paenibacillus andongensis contains the following coding sequences:
- a CDS encoding flagellin: MRIQHNIAALNTDNSLARNSAATGKSLEKLSSGFRINRAGDDAAGLAISEKMRAQIRGLDMASKNAQDGISLIQTAEGALNETHDILQRMRELADQSANGTNTDDDRKAIQSEVSQLKSEIDRIGNTTEFNTKKLLNGSLQSSATGTVAANSTTSAVVATLSGAIFSGLVQLSGTTTISGDKATYTQASGAKADVFNIDGHNISVDWGSVLSQTDIAALQGITTGSTVGASQVASVTSILTKGLNAAIDAYNASAGSNGANVGHVNIYTDTTNGNLDIASATKGTSSNISMQFGNATSVGEVFFGGSGATGTVFQVGGASGFMSGATSIGTATYSGPQVATTDQITFAINGVTMNTTFNAGVLSGVISGGTTSLASGATILANAINAAISGYNSGAGLNAADPRYIQAVTSSTTSDGRIVISSQSGPINFSEITGHNTINGLGLTQAQTEAGGAGGLTFQIGANRGQNLTFGIKDMRTAALGIAGIDVSTQAGASAAITNLDTALSAVSTQRANLGAVQNRLEHTINNLNTASENLTGAESRIRDVDMAKEMMTFTKNNILSQAAQSMLAQANQQPQGVLQLLR; this comes from the coding sequence ATGAGAATTCAGCATAACATTGCAGCATTGAACACAGACAACTCCCTTGCGCGCAACAGCGCAGCAACAGGCAAATCCTTAGAGAAATTATCTTCCGGTTTCCGTATTAACCGTGCTGGTGATGATGCAGCAGGTCTTGCAATCTCCGAAAAAATGAGAGCGCAAATCCGCGGTCTTGACATGGCTTCCAAAAATGCGCAAGATGGTATCTCCTTGATTCAAACAGCAGAGGGTGCACTTAACGAAACTCACGACATTCTACAACGTATGCGCGAATTGGCTGACCAATCTGCGAATGGTACGAACACAGATGATGATCGTAAAGCGATCCAAAGCGAAGTTAGTCAGTTGAAATCAGAGATCGATCGTATTGGTAACACAACAGAGTTCAATACGAAGAAATTGTTGAATGGTAGCTTGCAATCTAGTGCAACTGGTACCGTTGCTGCAAACTCGACAACAAGTGCAGTTGTAGCTACTTTGTCTGGTGCAATTTTCAGTGGCCTTGTGCAACTATCAGGTACCACTACTATTTCTGGTGACAAAGCTACTTACACTCAAGCTTCTGGCGCTAAAGCCGATGTATTCAATATCGATGGCCACAACATTTCAGTTGATTGGGGTAGTGTACTATCGCAAACTGATATTGCAGCTCTCCAAGGAATCACTACTGGTTCTACTGTTGGGGCATCGCAAGTGGCAAGTGTAACTTCAATTTTAACTAAAGGTTTGAATGCAGCAATCGATGCGTATAACGCTTCTGCGGGTTCAAATGGAGCAAATGTTGGTCATGTTAATATTTATACAGATACAACTAATGGTAACCTGGATATTGCAAGTGCTACAAAAGGAACTTCCTCCAATATCTCCATGCAGTTCGGTAATGCAACATCTGTAGGTGAAGTATTCTTTGGTGGTAGTGGCGCGACGGGTACTGTCTTCCAAGTTGGTGGTGCATCTGGATTTATGTCAGGGGCAACTTCGATTGGTACTGCTACATATAGTGGTCCTCAAGTTGCTACAACAGATCAAATCACATTCGCAATTAATGGCGTTACAATGAATACTACGTTTAATGCTGGTGTTCTTTCTGGAGTAATTTCTGGTGGAACGACTTCCTTGGCTTCTGGAGCTACCATACTTGCTAATGCGATTAACGCAGCAATTTCCGGATACAATTCGGGGGCTGGTCTTAATGCAGCAGACCCACGATATATCCAAGCGGTTACTTCTTCTACTACTTCTGACGGTAGAATTGTGATTTCATCACAGTCGGGTCCTATTAATTTCTCTGAAATTACTGGTCATAACACAATTAATGGGCTTGGTTTAACACAAGCACAAACAGAAGCAGGCGGCGCTGGCGGCTTGACTTTCCAAATCGGTGCTAACAGAGGTCAAAACCTTACTTTCGGAATTAAAGATATGCGTACTGCAGCTCTAGGTATTGCTGGTATTGATGTATCCACTCAAGCAGGAGCATCTGCAGCTATAACTAATCTTGATACTGCACTCTCAGCCGTTTCAACACAACGTGCAAACCTTGGTGCTGTACAAAATCGTTTGGAGCACACAATCAACAACTTGAATACTGCTTCTGAGAACCTAACTGGTGCTGAGTCCCGTATTCGTGATGTTGATATGGCGAAAGAAATGATGACCTTCACTAAAAACAACATCCTTTCCCAAGCAGCACAATCCATGCTTGCTCAAGCTAACCAACAACCACAAGGCGTACTTCAATTGCTACGTTAA
- a CDS encoding motility associated factor glycosyltransferase family protein, whose amino-acid sequence MYWNDNEAFLARKFPQVLQFLKDKRSIFEQEPIEVITSKSGQPIIQIRTNEKILSFHSQYDPIFEAKKIIEKYADELQKAKHVLFYGFGFGYHVEQIVEQYPEINYSVFDPFPVVFGECMKYRSYRQVGLHKAINIYLDNLADFYMNHFASQGLGDVIIIPHPTYERIFSTHYKTFLEKFRTQLQEQRLSIGVNNYFQRLWTVNSMANFSKVMRTPSIIGTKKKYFEGKPAVIVSAGPSLEEEYERLKKIKENGLAYIIAVGSANKALINQGIYPDAICTYDPSTVNHLVFQEIIDQKIENIPLIFGSSVGLQTLELYPGPKLHMITSQDSISNFLIGEERLYQQFGNQVVLDAPSVAIIALEVLNKLECSEVILVGQNFAYKNNKYYTSGVSYSDRSTELTTHDLETVIEIESVDGGKVITSAAHNSSRMAMEQYITTMNSKIMIYNTTTNGAKIKGAEFIALEDVINRFLHERIVESNWFEIEDESDYDFTYIIEKMKILEKDFEDLDKLVIDIVRAVKKLETVALLRHNAQVQKLIEKFNRYNQRLYDNQYYKVCLQPMVRLEYAMLQKDLGKIQKETDVFEKANLIINIFGSYIYSCQLAMRDTSVFFKLLVSTFEKSEEAEIKQGAF is encoded by the coding sequence ATGTATTGGAACGATAATGAAGCGTTTCTTGCAAGAAAGTTTCCGCAAGTACTTCAATTTCTAAAAGATAAGCGCTCAATTTTCGAACAAGAGCCAATAGAAGTAATTACTTCAAAATCAGGGCAACCCATTATTCAAATAAGAACAAATGAAAAAATATTGTCTTTTCATAGTCAATATGACCCTATATTTGAAGCGAAAAAAATTATAGAAAAGTATGCTGATGAACTGCAGAAAGCAAAGCATGTACTATTTTATGGATTTGGATTTGGTTATCACGTTGAACAAATAGTTGAGCAATACCCGGAAATTAATTATTCTGTTTTCGACCCATTCCCAGTTGTATTTGGAGAATGTATGAAATATCGTTCTTATCGCCAAGTAGGCTTGCATAAGGCTATTAATATATATTTAGACAATCTAGCGGACTTCTACATGAACCATTTTGCTAGTCAAGGTTTAGGAGATGTAATTATTATTCCTCATCCTACCTATGAGCGAATTTTTTCTACACATTATAAGACTTTTTTAGAGAAGTTCAGAACACAACTCCAAGAACAGCGTTTATCTATTGGTGTAAATAACTATTTTCAACGGTTGTGGACGGTCAACAGCATGGCGAATTTTTCAAAAGTTATGCGTACACCTTCTATTATAGGGACTAAGAAAAAGTACTTTGAAGGAAAACCAGCTGTAATAGTATCAGCAGGACCGTCTTTAGAAGAAGAATATGAAAGATTGAAAAAAATCAAAGAAAACGGTCTTGCTTATATAATTGCCGTTGGCTCGGCTAATAAAGCTCTAATTAATCAAGGGATATATCCTGATGCAATTTGCACCTATGATCCTTCAACAGTCAATCATTTAGTATTCCAAGAAATAATTGATCAAAAAATAGAAAATATTCCTTTAATCTTTGGTTCTTCAGTGGGTCTGCAGACATTGGAACTTTATCCAGGTCCTAAACTTCATATGATTACTAGTCAAGATTCTATCTCTAATTTTCTTATTGGTGAAGAACGCTTGTATCAACAGTTCGGCAATCAAGTGGTTTTGGATGCACCTTCAGTAGCCATTATAGCGTTAGAAGTACTTAATAAACTTGAGTGCAGTGAAGTCATTTTAGTTGGACAAAACTTCGCATATAAAAATAACAAGTACTACACTAGTGGTGTTAGTTACAGCGATCGTAGCACGGAATTGACAACTCACGATTTAGAAACGGTTATTGAGATTGAGAGTGTGGATGGTGGGAAAGTCATCACTAGTGCCGCACATAACTCGAGTCGTATGGCGATGGAACAATATATTACTACTATGAATTCCAAAATTATGATTTATAATACTACAACAAACGGAGCAAAGATTAAGGGAGCTGAGTTTATTGCATTAGAAGATGTTATAAACCGCTTTCTTCATGAACGTATTGTTGAATCCAATTGGTTTGAGATCGAAGATGAGAGTGATTACGATTTTACATATATTATTGAGAAAATGAAGATCTTGGAGAAAGATTTCGAGGATCTTGATAAACTGGTTATTGATATTGTTAGAGCAGTAAAAAAACTTGAAACAGTTGCTTTACTACGCCATAATGCTCAAGTTCAAAAATTAATTGAAAAATTTAATAGATATAATCAGCGACTTTACGACAATCAATACTATAAGGTTTGTTTGCAGCCAATGGTTAGATTGGAATATGCTATGTTGCAAAAGGATCTTGGTAAAATCCAAAAAGAAACTGATGTATTTGAAAAGGCAAACTTAATAATTAACATATTTGGTAGTTATATTTACTCTTGCCAGTTAGCAATGCGAGATACTTCTGTGTTTTTTAAACTATTAGTTTCCACGTTCGAGAAGTCGGAAGAAGCAGAAATTAAACAGGGGGCATTTTAG
- a CDS encoding pseudaminic acid biosynthesis-associated methylase, which translates to MKTSQMDLWTSEFGAEYTERNTFSVGELDDIYRAQYGYTRSEMNQKFLSDKKIDNLLEVGCNVGNQLRNLQSLKYENLYGIELQSYAVERAKQLSKGINIIQGHAFDLPFKNQYFDLVYTSGVLIHIAPEDISKALNEIYRVSKRYIWGLEYYSEAYEEKDYRGNQQAMWKTNFCELYLKQFPDLILVKEEKYKYLQNDQIDQMFLLEKPVKG; encoded by the coding sequence ATGAAAACAAGCCAAATGGATCTTTGGACAAGTGAATTCGGTGCAGAATACACAGAAAGAAATACTTTCTCTGTAGGTGAACTTGATGATATTTATAGAGCTCAATATGGATATACTCGTTCAGAAATGAATCAAAAATTTCTTTCTGACAAGAAAATCGATAATTTATTGGAAGTTGGTTGTAATGTAGGGAATCAGCTTCGTAATCTGCAGAGTTTAAAGTACGAAAATTTATACGGTATTGAGCTTCAGTCTTATGCTGTTGAGAGAGCAAAACAATTATCAAAAGGAATCAACATTATTCAAGGACATGCTTTTGATTTGCCTTTCAAGAATCAATATTTCGACTTAGTATATACAAGTGGTGTTTTAATTCATATTGCTCCAGAAGATATTTCCAAAGCATTGAATGAGATTTATCGTGTTAGCAAACGCTACATCTGGGGCTTAGAATACTATTCTGAAGCTTATGAAGAAAAAGATTATCGCGGTAATCAACAGGCCATGTGGAAAACAAATTTCTGTGAGTTGTATTTAAAACAATTTCCTGATCTTATTTTAGTTAAAGAAGAAAAGTATAAATATTTGCAAAATGATCAAATCGATCAAATGTTCTTACTTGAAAAACCAGTTAAGGGTTGA
- a CDS encoding GNAT family N-acetyltransferase produces MKPFLSGNKVYLRQIEQEDLFGPYMDWFHDSEVTHHMLKGALPLSRKQQQDYFDQVINNSTNLILAIIHKEDNAHIGNVGLHNMDAIHRFAEMGVIIGNKDYWGKKLGEEAIRLICEHGFNQLNLNRIELGVIHSHKSAIRLYEKLGFRHEGVKRNHIFKHGNYVDVVLMAMLKGEML; encoded by the coding sequence ATGAAACCTTTCCTTTCAGGAAATAAGGTGTACTTGCGCCAAATCGAGCAAGAAGATTTATTTGGTCCGTATATGGACTGGTTCCATGACTCAGAGGTAACACATCATATGCTTAAAGGAGCGCTTCCACTAAGCCGGAAGCAACAGCAAGATTATTTTGATCAAGTCATTAATAATTCTACTAATTTGATTCTTGCTATTATCCATAAGGAAGATAATGCTCATATTGGTAATGTAGGCCTCCATAACATGGATGCTATACATCGCTTTGCTGAAATGGGTGTTATTATTGGAAATAAGGATTATTGGGGGAAAAAGTTGGGCGAAGAAGCTATTCGGCTTATTTGTGAACATGGATTTAACCAACTAAATCTAAATCGAATTGAGCTTGGTGTTATTCATTCTCATAAATCTGCTATACGTCTTTATGAAAAATTGGGGTTTAGGCATGAAGGAGTTAAACGAAACCATATTTTCAAACACGGTAATTATGTTGACGTTGTCTTAATGGCGATGTTAAAGGGAGAGATGCTTTGA
- a CDS encoding Gfo/Idh/MocA family protein: MFSSVVIGLGQIGLMYDFEEKRVHPSSHCLAYETNSHINLVAAADVNVTRESDLHRIAAKTRFYNNYLEMLNENSQVDIVSICTPPINRFNELREIIEISRARIIFCEKPLALNIEEAEHILKLVQTYNGIIVPNISRRWIPEFIQIRDFIRSNQYGSLQKIHARYTRGIYNSGTHLFDLIRWLTSDITEVFTANQVLTSADKDNDPSYSFLFKLQDGQTGYAEAFDDRHYYFFEIDLYFERGKIEIKQSGNQIFYYVNRAHSLFTGFQELYIEKEFGQILTQSALKLAIENLISVLNEKDTPFCKLEDACIPLYVGRAIERSFQSKTWQKVEVTI, translated from the coding sequence ATGTTCTCTTCTGTAGTTATTGGTTTAGGTCAAATAGGACTCATGTATGATTTTGAAGAGAAGCGAGTGCACCCATCTAGTCATTGTTTGGCCTATGAGACGAATAGTCACATAAACTTGGTGGCTGCTGCTGATGTGAATGTCACAAGAGAATCAGACTTGCATAGAATTGCTGCGAAGACAAGGTTTTATAACAACTACTTGGAAATGCTTAATGAAAATAGTCAAGTTGACATAGTTAGTATTTGTACTCCCCCAATTAATCGATTTAATGAGCTAAGAGAAATTATTGAAATTTCAAGAGCAAGGATTATTTTTTGTGAGAAGCCTTTAGCTTTAAATATTGAAGAGGCAGAGCATATCTTAAAGTTAGTCCAGACTTATAACGGTATCATAGTTCCTAATATATCTAGACGTTGGATTCCTGAGTTTATTCAAATCAGAGACTTTATCCGCAGTAATCAATATGGCTCTCTTCAAAAGATTCATGCCAGATATACTAGAGGCATATATAATTCTGGAACTCATTTATTTGATTTGATCCGTTGGCTTACATCGGATATAACAGAAGTTTTTACGGCCAATCAAGTTCTAACATCAGCAGACAAAGATAATGATCCTTCATATAGTTTTTTGTTTAAGCTTCAGGATGGACAAACAGGCTATGCAGAAGCATTTGACGATAGACATTATTATTTCTTTGAAATCGATCTTTACTTTGAACGTGGAAAAATTGAAATCAAGCAAAGTGGCAATCAAATATTTTATTATGTAAATCGCGCGCATTCATTGTTTACGGGGTTTCAAGAACTTTATATCGAGAAGGAATTTGGCCAAATACTCACCCAATCTGCTCTAAAGTTAGCTATAGAAAATCTTATTTCTGTCTTAAATGAAAAAGATACGCCGTTTTGCAAATTAGAGGATGCATGCATTCCACTATATGTTGGACGAGCTATAGAGAGGTCTTTTCAGAGCAAAACATGGCAAAAAGTTGAGGTGACAATCTAG
- a CDS encoding class I SAM-dependent methyltransferase → MLIYEATIKKWNDLHNMNNFRLRYPSEVVVQFVFHHFPRGKSLRLLDLGAGSGRHTFFLASEGYKVTASDVSDSAIDYINKMTLEGEFHNIETSVNSASHLPFESDSFDGCISYAVLYYLTYSQIELAFQELFRVLKKDGVAFIVVRSTDDHRFRKGNEIEKNTFIIHENDSNKSSFHENGMTMHFFSRDELTELTSSFSQVFIDRIDQTMNNCEFVESNFLVKLVK, encoded by the coding sequence GTGTTAATATATGAGGCAACTATAAAGAAATGGAACGACTTGCACAATATGAACAACTTTCGATTGAGGTATCCATCGGAAGTTGTTGTTCAATTTGTATTCCATCACTTCCCTAGGGGGAAAAGTCTTCGCTTATTGGATTTAGGAGCAGGTAGCGGAAGGCACACCTTCTTTCTAGCAAGTGAAGGATACAAAGTCACTGCATCGGATGTTTCCGATTCAGCTATCGATTATATTAATAAGATGACATTAGAGGGTGAATTTCATAATATTGAAACTTCAGTCAATTCAGCATCTCATTTACCTTTTGAGTCAGATTCTTTTGATGGCTGTATTTCTTACGCGGTTCTATATTACCTAACATATTCTCAAATAGAATTAGCTTTTCAAGAACTATTTCGTGTTTTGAAAAAAGATGGGGTCGCTTTTATTGTCGTAAGATCTACGGATGATCATCGTTTTCGAAAGGGAAACGAAATAGAGAAGAACACCTTTATTATTCATGAGAATGATTCCAATAAATCATCATTCCATGAGAACGGTATGACGATGCATTTCTTTTCAAGGGATGAATTAACTGAATTAACCTCATCATTTAGCCAAGTATTTATAGATCGAATAGATCAAACTATGAATAATTGTGAATTTGTTGAGAGTAATTTTTTAGTAAAATTAGTTAAGTGA
- a CDS encoding DegT/DnrJ/EryC1/StrS family aminotransferase — protein MSKLALLGGTPIRKEPIPWVNTMGAEETEAVLKVMESGSLSAFYGRAGSGFFGGNKVREIEDSFAKKFGSKFAISVNSATTALHAAIAACEIGPGDEVLVTPYTMVATASAVLMNNAVPVFVDIDPDTFNLNPFEMEKWITPRTKAVIVTNLFGLPADLPEILRIANKHNLYVIEDNAQAPGATINGKFASTFGHLGIFSLNYHKVIHSGEGGIIVTDDEDLARRCQLVRNHGEMVVDDVNDWETVVLGNNYRMTELHAAIGIEQLKKLDGFLVKRRALADIITNKLAQIPGIKGVTTPEGYEHSYYVYPIVFESEIWGISRQVFTDALKAEGFPVYGGYQKPIYMLPMYQHKKVYNQTTIPFSLIDNPIQKYERGICPVVEELYDNKFISADICREPFTAADIDDFCAAILKIWEERDQLYDHQKDSVSFS, from the coding sequence ATGAGTAAATTAGCTTTGTTAGGCGGTACTCCAATTCGTAAAGAACCGATTCCTTGGGTGAATACTATGGGTGCTGAAGAAACAGAAGCTGTACTTAAAGTTATGGAATCAGGGAGCTTATCTGCTTTTTATGGTAGAGCGGGTAGTGGTTTTTTTGGTGGAAATAAAGTAAGAGAAATTGAAGATAGTTTTGCAAAGAAATTTGGTTCTAAGTTTGCTATCTCTGTAAATTCAGCCACGACCGCCCTTCATGCTGCAATTGCTGCCTGTGAAATAGGTCCGGGTGATGAGGTCCTTGTAACACCTTATACGATGGTTGCAACTGCTTCGGCCGTTCTTATGAACAATGCAGTGCCCGTGTTTGTTGATATAGATCCAGATACGTTTAATTTAAATCCTTTTGAAATGGAGAAGTGGATAACGCCGAGAACTAAAGCGGTTATTGTTACTAACCTCTTTGGTTTGCCAGCAGACCTTCCTGAAATTTTAAGAATCGCAAATAAACATAACTTGTACGTTATTGAAGATAATGCTCAGGCTCCTGGAGCTACCATTAATGGTAAATTTGCTTCTACTTTTGGTCATTTAGGCATATTTAGTTTGAACTATCACAAGGTTATTCATAGTGGTGAAGGCGGTATCATTGTAACAGATGATGAAGACTTAGCGCGCCGCTGCCAGTTAGTACGGAATCATGGTGAAATGGTTGTTGATGATGTAAATGATTGGGAAACCGTTGTCCTTGGAAATAATTATAGGATGACCGAGTTACATGCGGCTATTGGAATTGAACAGTTAAAGAAATTGGATGGATTTCTTGTGAAAAGAAGAGCATTAGCAGATATAATAACAAATAAGCTAGCGCAAATACCGGGCATTAAAGGAGTAACGACTCCAGAAGGATACGAGCACTCCTATTACGTATATCCAATTGTATTTGAAAGTGAAATCTGGGGTATTTCTCGACAAGTTTTTACGGATGCTTTGAAGGCAGAAGGATTCCCTGTTTATGGAGGATATCAAAAGCCGATTTATATGCTTCCTATGTACCAACATAAAAAAGTGTATAATCAAACAACGATTCCTTTTTCTTTGATTGATAATCCAATCCAGAAATATGAGAGAGGGATATGTCCAGTTGTAGAAGAATTGTATGATAACAAATTTATTTCAGCAGATATATGCCGAGAGCCTTTTACTGCGGCAGATATTGATGATTTTTGCGCAGCTATTTTGAAAATATGGGAAGAACGGGACCAGCTTTATGACCATCAAAAAGATTCTGTTTCTTTCTCATGA
- a CDS encoding glycosyltransferase family protein produces MQISAVVASRMTSSRLPGKIMMDLAGQPALIRLIERLRKSRYINDIVIATTINKSDDIVEDTAKEQKVLCYRGSEEDVLLRTLRAAEVTNTDLIIQITSDCPLMDAETIDVVIERMLENPYLDFVTNQMFLTYPLGFGVEVFRTSLLKEIEQLTQDPADREHVSLYIYERPETFHLSNIEAPVYLRRPNFRLTLDTVEDYELIRKIYEELYPINKNFDLYQIVNFLSKNTELLSINSTIQQRNAR; encoded by the coding sequence ATGCAAATTAGTGCAGTTGTTGCTTCTCGCATGACTTCATCCCGTTTACCAGGCAAGATTATGATGGATCTCGCAGGTCAACCGGCTCTTATTAGGCTAATAGAGAGATTAAGAAAATCTCGATATATCAATGATATTGTTATAGCAACCACAATAAATAAAAGTGATGATATTGTTGAGGATACTGCAAAGGAACAAAAAGTATTGTGTTATAGGGGAAGCGAAGAAGATGTTCTCTTAAGGACATTGCGAGCAGCTGAAGTAACTAATACTGATTTAATTATACAGATTACAAGTGATTGTCCTTTAATGGATGCAGAAACCATAGATGTCGTAATAGAACGGATGTTAGAGAATCCATATTTAGATTTCGTCACAAATCAAATGTTTCTTACGTATCCACTAGGATTTGGAGTTGAAGTTTTTCGAACTTCTCTTTTAAAAGAAATAGAACAGCTTACTCAGGATCCTGCAGATCGTGAACATGTTTCTCTTTATATCTATGAACGTCCCGAAACCTTTCATCTTAGTAATATTGAAGCTCCTGTTTACTTGAGACGCCCTAATTTTCGTCTTACCTTGGATACTGTAGAAGACTATGAATTAATAAGAAAAATTTACGAAGAGCTTTACCCAATCAACAAGAATTTCGACCTATACCAAATTGTTAACTTTCTAAGCAAAAACACTGAGCTTCTTTCAATTAATAGTACTATACAGCAACGAAATGCCCGATAA
- a CDS encoding polysaccharide biosynthesis protein has product MAGFFHNKKILIIGGTGTIGQGLLKHILLENPAVVRIFSRDEHKQFELQQHMKDFTNIRYLIGDVRDSDRVLRAMRDIDYVFHVAAMKHVPFCEYNPFEAVQTNIIGTQNVIQASISAGVKKTIFTSTDKAIAPTNTYGASKLMAERLIASAQYNSGSHGTVFAAVRFGNVMGSRGSVIPLFINQIQKNRQISITDPTMTRFMMTQQQATSLTIKAMELANGGEIFVLKMPVLKLDDLANAVIELAAPKFGIDPSEVQIKAIGLRTGEKMFEELMTEIEAKDAIEQEDMFVIVNPLLDKATTHTLKKKAEPHSYSSHEQMPISKKEVISMVEEFLSDYTIYKG; this is encoded by the coding sequence ATGGCAGGGTTCTTTCATAATAAGAAAATCTTAATAATTGGTGGAACAGGTACAATTGGTCAAGGTCTTCTCAAGCATATTTTGTTAGAGAATCCAGCTGTCGTTCGTATTTTCAGTAGAGATGAACATAAACAATTTGAGCTTCAACAACATATGAAAGATTTCACAAATATTCGGTATTTAATTGGTGATGTTCGCGATAGTGATCGTGTACTTCGTGCTATGCGTGATATTGATTATGTATTTCATGTTGCAGCGATGAAGCATGTTCCGTTCTGTGAATATAATCCGTTTGAAGCGGTACAAACAAATATTATTGGAACCCAAAATGTTATACAAGCCTCAATATCTGCAGGCGTAAAGAAAACAATATTTACAAGTACAGATAAAGCGATAGCTCCTACTAACACGTATGGGGCGTCAAAATTAATGGCCGAAAGATTAATTGCTTCAGCTCAATATAATAGCGGTTCTCATGGTACTGTATTCGCGGCGGTTCGTTTCGGTAATGTGATGGGTTCAAGAGGATCTGTTATCCCATTGTTCATAAACCAAATTCAAAAAAATCGCCAAATTAGCATTACTGATCCTACTATGACAAGATTCATGATGACACAACAACAGGCAACTTCATTGACGATTAAAGCCATGGAGCTAGCTAATGGCGGGGAAATTTTTGTACTAAAGATGCCTGTACTAAAATTAGATGACTTAGCTAATGCTGTAATCGAGCTTGCTGCTCCAAAGTTTGGAATAGATCCTTCTGAGGTACAGATCAAAGCAATAGGTCTTAGAACAGGAGAGAAGATGTTTGAGGAATTAATGACTGAGATAGAAGCGAAGGATGCTATAGAGCAAGAGGACATGTTCGTTATTGTGAATCCACTATTAGATAAAGCAACTACGCACACTCTTAAGAAGAAAGCTGAGCCTCATTCTTACAGCTCTCACGAGCAAATGCCGATTTCTAAAAAAGAAGTGATTAGTATGGTCGAGGAATTCTTATCAGACTATACTATCTATAAGGGATAG
- a CDS encoding DegT/DnrJ/EryC1/StrS family aminotransferase codes for MNIKKLSLEQKIADTFQRKYCVLVGSGTSGLTLLFQALQLSSNQRPLFPSTSCLVAYSAAMYAGTTPEFSDISLSDFTMDLTKLEEALQNNRQIKYIVPTHLYGHIYDVETIQSIANKYSVQVIEDAAQSMGASYKGKPCGSFGLASILSFGHTKVLEAGHGGAVLTDDLVLYNEICKLEKKLQENFLKGSHFSVNDMQENYRKEYYESIRNQTAWNKNSTENLLNIQTNYKDCFVMPYQPTYSEKIALLLDSLSDKTALRLENAQLYKDLLSRDDIDLAQIHEGSTSWRFTFRMDSNKRDSLLAYLRSKNIHCSSWYPYYPRLFEGNEIHLNSLILEKEVVNLWVDGTYSKEQIKDICTHVNEWDFHACS; via the coding sequence ATGAATATAAAGAAATTGAGTTTAGAACAAAAAATTGCTGATACTTTTCAAAGGAAATATTGTGTCCTAGTTGGCTCGGGTACATCGGGATTAACTTTATTGTTTCAAGCATTGCAGCTTTCTTCAAATCAGAGGCCTTTGTTTCCCAGTACAAGTTGTCTAGTAGCCTATAGTGCTGCAATGTATGCGGGAACAACACCAGAATTCTCTGATATATCACTTTCTGATTTTACAATGGATCTGACTAAGCTTGAAGAGGCCTTGCAAAATAATCGGCAGATTAAATATATTGTACCTACTCATTTGTACGGTCATATATATGATGTGGAAACAATTCAATCCATTGCTAACAAATATAGTGTGCAAGTAATCGAAGATGCTGCCCAGTCTATGGGAGCTTCGTATAAAGGGAAGCCTTGTGGATCATTTGGTCTTGCCAGTATTCTTAGTTTTGGTCATACTAAAGTTCTTGAAGCAGGACATGGTGGAGCTGTATTGACCGATGACTTAGTACTCTATAATGAAATATGTAAATTAGAAAAGAAACTTCAGGAAAATTTTCTTAAGGGAAGTCATTTTTCTGTAAATGATATGCAAGAAAATTACAGAAAAGAATACTACGAAAGTATTCGAAACCAAACTGCTTGGAATAAGAACTCTACTGAAAATCTGTTAAATATACAGACTAATTATAAAGATTGTTTTGTTATGCCATATCAGCCAACTTATTCAGAGAAAATTGCTCTTTTGTTAGATTCCCTTTCTGATAAAACCGCACTGAGATTAGAGAACGCTCAATTGTATAAAGATTTATTAAGCAGAGATGATATTGACTTAGCGCAAATCCATGAGGGAAGCACTTCGTGGAGATTCACTTTTAGAATGGATTCCAACAAACGGGACTCATTACTAGCATACTTGCGTTCGAAGAATATTCATTGCAGCTCGTGGTATCCTTATTACCCGAGGCTTTTTGAAGGAAATGAAATTCATTTGAACAGTTTGATTTTGGAAAAAGAGGTAGTAAATTTATGGGTGGACGGGACATATAGCAAAGAACAAATAAAGGATATATGTACTCATGTTAATGAATGGGACTTTCATGCTTGTTCTTAA